The proteins below are encoded in one region of Phaseolus vulgaris cultivar G19833 chromosome 1, P. vulgaris v2.0, whole genome shotgun sequence:
- the LOC137813886 gene encoding 4-alpha-glucanotransferase DPE2, whose amino-acid sequence MVNPGLFSGNKSVNSVKVSFRIPYFTQWGQSLLVCGSVPVLGAWNVKRGVLLSVIHQGSELIWGGSTTVPRGFQCQYSYYVVDDKKNVLRWETGKKRELIIPEGVQSGQEIVFRDLWQAASDALPFRSAFKDVIFRESWDLSDTTAGVNHINFEPEREAVLVQFKISCPNVEKDSSIYVIGSNTKLGQWKAEKGLKLSYFGESVWKAECVMQRSDFPLRYRYGKYDRNGKFSIETGSNREVSTNSSTNDVKYIFLSDGMLRETPWRGAGVAIPMFSVRSESDLGVGEFLDLKLLVDWAVASGFHLVQLLPINDTSVHGMWWDSYPYSSLSVFALHPLYLRVQALSKNIPEEIKKDIDKAKQQLDGKDVDYEATMATKLSIAKKVFAEEKDLILNSSSFQEFFLENEGWLKPYAAFSFLRDFFETSDRSQWGRFAHYSDDKLEKLVSKDSLHYEIICFHYYVQYHLHLQLSEAAEYARKKGVILKGDLPIGVDRNSVDTWVYPNLFRMNTSTGAPPDYFDKNGQNWGFPTYNWEEMSKDNYGWWRARLTQMAKYFTAYRIDHILGFFRIWELPDHAATGLVGKFRPSIPLSQEELEREGIWDFNRLSRPYIKRELLEEKFGAAWTFVATTFLNELDKNFYEFKEDSNTEKKIASKLKTCAGSSLLLESEDKLRRNLFDLSQNIVLIRDPEYPRKFYPRFNLEDTSSFQDLDDHSKNVLKRLYNDYYFCRQENLWSQNALKTLPVLLNSSDMLACGEDLGLIPSCVHPVMQELGLVGLRIQRMPNEPDLEFGIPSQYSYMTVCAPSCHDCSTLRAWWEEDEDRRLRFFKNVVESDELPPDQCVPEVAHFVLRQHFEAPSMWAIFPLQDLLALKEEYTTRPATEETINDPTNPKHYWRYRVHVSLESLIKDIELQTTIKDLVRWSGRSVPKEDSGVDASLVAALSVAEAVSVLSVAEAVSGKQKFSSTTEKPVLVK is encoded by the exons ATGGTGAATCCAGGATTGTTTTCTGGGAATAAGTCCGTGAATTCGGTGAAAGTAAGCTTTCGGATTCCGTATTTTACACAATGGGGTCAAAGCTTGCTGGTGTGTGGCTCTGTACCCGTGCTTGGTGCCTGGAATGTGAAGAGGGGTGTGTTGCTCAGTGTAATTCATCAAGGGAGTGAGCTCATCTGGGGTGGAAGCACCACAGTGCCAAGAGGGTTCCAATGCCAGTACAGCTATTATGTTGTAGATGATAAGAAAAATGTACTAAGATGGGAGACGGGGAAGAAGCGCGAACTGATAATCCCTGAAGGGGTTCAGAGTGGACAGGAGATCGTGTTCCGTGATCTTTGGCAG GCTGCCTCAGATGCCCTTCCTTTCAGAAGTGCTTTCAAAGATGTTATTTTTCGGGAAAGCTGGGATTTGAGCGACACAACTGCAGGAGTCAACCACATTAATTTTGAACCAGAAA GAGAAGCTGTCCTGGTCCAATTCAAAATTTCCTGCCCTAATGTTGAGAAAGACTCATCA ATATATGTCATTGGTAGCAACACAAAGTTGGGTCAGTGGAAAGCTGAAAAGGGACTAAAACTCAGCTATTTTGGTGAATCTGTCTGGAAAGCTGAATGTGTGATGCAAAGGAGTGATTTTCCATTAAG ATATAGATATGGAAAATATGATAGGAATGGGAAATTTTCTATAGAGACTGGTTCAAACCGAGAAGTTTCTACCAACTCCTCAACGAATGAtgtgaaatatatttttctctcagATGGCATGCTGCGG GAAACACCTTGGCGTGGTGCTGGCGTAGCTATCCCTATGTTTTCTGTCAGGTCGGAATCTGATCTGGGTGTTGGAGAGTTTCTTGACCTGAAGTTGCTAGTTGACTGGGCTGTAGCATCTGGTTTCCATTTAGTTCAACTTTTACCTATCAATGATACATCTGTGCATGGGATGTGGTGGGATTCTTATCCATACAG TTCACTATCGGTCTTTGCATTGCATCCATTGTACCTGAGAGTACAGGCTCTTTCCAAGAACATACCAGAGGAGATCAAG AAAGACATTGACAAGGCAAAACAGCAATTAGATGGGAAG GATGTTGATTATGAAGCTACAATGGCCACTAAACTCTCAATTGCTAAGAAAGTTTTCGCTGAAGAGAAAGATTTGATACTCAATTCAAGTTCCTTCCAGGAGTTCTTTTTGGAGAATGAG GGTTGGTTGAAACCCTATGCTGCTTTCTCTTTCCTGCGGGACTTCTTTGAAACATCAGATCGTAGTCAATGGGGTCGTTTTGCTCATTATTCAGATGATAAG CTAGAGAAGCTTGTTTCCAAGGACAGCCTGCACTATGAGATAATTTGCTTCCACTACTATGTTCAATATCATTTACATTTacaa TTATCAGAAGCTGCAGAGTATGCAAGAAAGAAGGGAGTGATATTAAAGGGAGACCTTCCTATTGGAGTTGACAGAAACAGTGTGGACACCTGGGTTTATCCAAATTTGTTCCGAATGAACACTTCTACTGGGGCACCTCCAGATTATTTTGACAAAAATGGCCAGAATTGGGGTTTCCCTACTTATAACTGGGAAGAAATGTCAAAAGACAACTATGGTTGGTGGCGAGCTCGATTGACACAG ATGGCAAAATATTTTACGGCTTACAGGATTGATCACATATTGGGATTCTTCCGTATATGGGAACTTCCAGATCATGCTGCAACAGGTCTAGTTGGAAAATTCCGACCATCTATACCTCTAAGTCAG GAAGAACTTGAAAGAGAAGGGATATGGGACTTTAATCGCCTGAGTCGCCCATATATTAAGCGGGAATTGTTAGAG GAAAAATTTGGAGCAGCTTGGACATTTGTTGCAACAACTTTTCTAAATGAACTTGACAAGAACTTCTATGAG TTCAAGGAGGATAGCAACACAGAGAAAAAAATTGCTTCGAAACTGAAAACTTGTGCAGGAAGTTCTCTATTGTTGGAGAGTGAAGACAAACTCCGGCGCAATCTTTTCGATCTTTCACAG AATATAGTCTTAATCCGAGATCCAGAGTATCCAAGAAAATTTTATCCTCGTTTCAATCTTGAAGATACCTCAAGTTTCCAGGATTTGGATGATCATAG CAAGAATGTTCTCAAGAGATTATACAATGACTACTACTTCTGTCGTCAAGAGAATCTTTGGAGTCAAAATGCATTGAAAACCCTGCCTGTACTTCTAAATTCATCAGACATGCTGGCCTGTGGGGAAGATTTGGGCCTCATTCCATCTTGTGTCCACCCT GTTATGCAAGAACTGGGACTAGTTGGGTTGCGCATTCAGCGTATGCCCAATGAACCTGATCTGGAATTTGGTATTCCTTCTCAGTACAGCTACATGACG GTATGCGCCCCATCATGTCATGATTGTTCTACCTTGCGTGCTTGgtgggaagaagatgaagatagAAGACTCCGGTTTTTCAAAAATGTTGTGGAGTCAGATGAGTTGCCTCCGGATCAATGTGTTCCAGAAGTTGCACATTTTGTTCTAAGGCAACATTTTGAAGCTCCATCAATGTGGGCAATCTTCCCTCTTCAG GACTTGTTAGCATTAAAAGAAGAATATACAACACGCCCTGCAACAGAGGAGACAATCAATGACCCTACAAATCCAAAGCACTATTGGAGATACC GTGTGCATGTGAGTTTGGAATCATTGATTAAGGATATTGAGCTCCAAACCACCATCAAAGATCTTGTACGTTGGAGTGGAAGATCAGTCCCTAAGGAAGATTCAGGAGTAGATGCCAGCCTAGTGGCAGCATTGTCAGTAGCAGAAGCTGTTTCAGTGTTGTCAGTAGCGGAAGCTGTTTCTGGGAAACAGAAGTTTTCCAGTACCACGGAAAAGCCTGTTCTTGTCAAATAA